One window of the Acyrthosiphon pisum isolate AL4f unplaced genomic scaffold, pea_aphid_22Mar2018_4r6ur Scaffold_21777;HRSCAF=24836, whole genome shotgun sequence genome contains the following:
- the ACYPI45001 gene encoding uncharacterized protein LOC100570716 → MFLSYATVAVFAYVILLNIFYLYSPVETSGTGVNYELCDNCLASDCYANGRPCLDTGNSSYPYICFTCDPEPTNKFLQFYTKDDCNNGCEGVGDTMQCGCDKNCYMCVPIDFDLSLLWECEIPDIPEEPTCQ, encoded by the coding sequence ATGTTTCTGTCGTACGCCACCGTGGCTGTCTTTGCTTACGTGATTCTGTTGAATATCTTCTACTTGTACTCGCCCGTCGAAACAAGCGGAACCGGCGTGAATTACGAGTTATGCGACAATTGTCTGGCTTCGGACTGCTACGCCAATGGGAGGCCATGCTTAGACACAGGCAACAGCTCGTACCCGTACATATGTTTCACGTGTGATCCCGAACCCACAAATAAATTTCTTCAGTTTTATACTAAAGACGATTGCAACAATGGCTGCGAGGGCGTAGGCGATACGATGCAGTGCGGTTGTGACAAAAACTGTTACATGTGCGTACCAATCGACTTCGATTTGAGTTTGTTATGGGAATGCGAGATACCAGATATTCCGGAGGAACCAACTTGCCAGTAA